Within the Dolichospermum compactum NIES-806 genome, the region GAGTTTGTTCAGGAATCACTTCCAACAACTTATTATTGGGAATAATAATTAAGGTATCTACCCGACTTTTCAAGCCTTCAATCCCTTGTTCTGCTTGGCTAGTGCGTCTACGTCCCTCAAAAATAAATGGCCGAGTCACCACACCAACCGTAAGAGCGCCCATTTCCTTGGCTATTTCTGCCACAATTGGGGCTGCACCTGTACCTGTACCACCACCCATACCAGCAGTAATGAATACTAAATCTGCGCCTTCTAAAGCAGTAGCAATTTCATCACGAGATTCTTCCGCCGCCTTTTGACCAATTGCCGGATTTCCACCCGCACCCAGTCCTCTAGTTAATTTTTGTCCAATTTGCAAGCGGCTAGGAGCGCCCGCTAAAGTCAAAGCTTGAGCATCAGTGTTAATTGACCAAAACTCAACACCGGACACATCAGACTCAATCATGCGGTTGACAGCATTACCACCACCACCACCGACACCTATCACCTTAATATTGGCAACACGGCCTGGCACAATTTCACCAATACCGCTATTTTCAGAAGAAATTCTCTTGCTATCCTTCCCTTGGGCGAAATTTAGCCCAGAGTTACTAAAGGGATTATTGGAGTTAACAGCCGGAGAGAACCCTAGTTGTCCCGGAGTTTGAGAGTTATGAGTCAGCCCTTGGTTATTATCAAGTGTCATTGGATTTGTGAAAGGTATATAAACGAATTTTTTCGGTGTAATTCACCTAAGAGTCAACTAAGTGCCAAAATTTATCTTGGCAGCGGATTTTATT harbors:
- the ftsZ gene encoding cell division protein FtsZ, producing MTLDNNQGLTHNSQTPGQLGFSPAVNSNNPFSNSGLNFAQGKDSKRISSENSGIGEIVPGRVANIKVIGVGGGGGNAVNRMIESDVSGVEFWSINTDAQALTLAGAPSRLQIGQKLTRGLGAGGNPAIGQKAAEESRDEIATALEGADLVFITAGMGGGTGTGAAPIVAEIAKEMGALTVGVVTRPFIFEGRRRTSQAEQGIEGLKSRVDTLIIIPNNKLLEVIPEQTPVQEAFRYADDVLRQGVQGISDIITIPGLVNVDFADVRAVMADAGSALMGIGVSSGKSRAREAAIAAISSPLLECSIEGARGVVFNITGGSDLTLHEVNAAAETIYEVVDPNANIIFGAVIDDRLQGEVRITVIATGFTGDIQPPSAQTVVTPRVVTPTPTTTRRPSPLQQPVNNPSPVVEQPKEKPSLDIPDFLQRRRTPPKN